The DNA window AGAATCTTACTTTTAATCAAAGGGATCCAAAACTGTTAACAGTATTCATTTTTATGTACTGTATTCCTTTGGAAAAGAATATATTTGGTAGACCTGGAATCATGTCAGTTGAGAAAAAATTGAATCCTGTTAGGAGTTAGAAAAGATTTTTCCCTTCTGAACTATGACACGCTCCCAGCTCCGGCTAGAATTTTGCTTTCTGCTGTCACTACCCATTCACAAATAATGGAATTCACTTCTTCTGGTAGCTCATCATGGGGACAGTGGCCTGCAATTTATCAGATTCAATGTTTAATACTTACTAATAAACATTGCACACATTCAACTTGTTGAGAAGGGAATAAAATTACCAGCATCCAATTGGCGTATCACAATTTCAGGACAATGCTCTTTGATCATGGACACTTTGGACTTGGAGTCAGTTATAGGATCTTTCATTCCCTAAAAGGCAATAAAATGATCGATGCAATGCATTTAAATAAGCAAAGCAACAACGAATAACAATTGAATAATCAAGTTGAAGAAAAGAAATGAACTGTTGGATTTTCCAGCAGGGTGGAGCTTACTTGTATAACCAGAACCTTTTCCTTTAAACCCTCCACGAGATAATTCAATGGAAGGGAAAGGTTGAAACTGAAAATACTTTCCAGGACAACTATTACACCAGGATCGAAGGACTGTCACTCGTGTTAAGGTCACGATTGCATCgaattaacttacaagttacCGTTCCTCATAGAAAGGTCAAATTGCCTATATATTTTCATCAACAAAAGGATACAGCTCTTAGCATTTCATTGACAAGCAAATCATCAGCTCTCTCGGTTCTCTGCAAAATAAGAGGCTCTAAATCAAAAACCATGTGAAATTTGTATTGAACTTTAGAACATAAAAGGTTGATAAATGAACACCTACCGTTGCATAGCAATTGTTCATTATAGTTCTGATATTCGACCTCAAGTAAAGCAAAAGGAGCCGGGCCCCCAGCCATGCAATCACTGAAGGCCGTCTATCCTGAATATTATGAACAATGAAGTGTCTCGAGACGTTAGTACATAGTAATGTGGAGTTTTCAACTTGGTTAAATATAAATACACGGGAACAACACAGATTGTTGGGTGGGTagaattttgtttaaaaatatagGTACATGCCATCACTTAAACAAGACCCAGAGAGACACCTCCCTGTGTTACAGATAAATCATCGGTTGGAAAACAAACTCCATCAAGTAAAGACCAGCTAATCTCAGTTTGAACCTCGAGCATTATAATAAATTTCATGATAACATATTCCAAGCCAAAAGTAGAAATAAATCTTCTGCGACAACTGTATAAAAGTATTGACGGCCTCTGGATGACATTCTATTTAGCAGTAAAATAGTTTACAGCGCAGAATCAGGCAcgaaaaattaaagaaacttgaaaggTGGATATAACAACACAATATTTCAGTAGTCAGTAAGAACTAAGTAAATAAACTTGAAAGTTTTCGGGAGGCaaaacaaataaatcatcaTGTTGCATTTGTAGGTCACAATGTAAGGTAATCAGACTTACTTTGGTAAATTGGGGATAACCATATTTTGGGATAATGTCACCAGCACTGTTGATAAGGACAGCAGACTTAACCAAGGAAGGCCAAAAACATGAAACCATAGATGTAAAATACCCTGAAGATTAAGAAATGACTATAATAAGAGTTAAAGAGAAGAAACACTTTATGACTTTATAAGaattaaatttaacatttaaCAGAATATAGTAGGTGAACAAAAAGCATGCTAAAGGATAGCTTGAAGGCAGACTATGAAACTAGACGAGAACCTGGGCCGTACCACCAATAGAGTTTCCAACAAGATGCACCGGTTCACCCACAACTTCAATTATAAAATCTCTCAGCAATTCAGCCCACATAAGTTCGGTGTACACAAGATTTGGTTTTTCTGATTTTCCAAATCCCAAAATTGTTAATGCCCAAACACGGTTTCCACCTTTAGATATATCATGTATATTGTCACGATAGTGTTCCAAAAATGCACCAAAACCATGGACAAGGAGGACTGCAGGACCTTCATGGCCAACCACTGTATActgaaataagaaaaaattaagGAATATATGCATGAATCTCCGTGTTGAACAAGTTGAGACTTATGTATCTTGCTGTCAGCAGAAAGCTAGAGAAGGACATAATTGCTGAATTGGTTTAATCAGTATTTTGCATACCTGAATTAAATACCCCTTCCATCGCCATATGCGAATAGGATATGTTCCTTCATCGTTTATTTGACCTTTTAGAGCCATAAGCCAATACCACTGCCccaaaattcaaaagaaaatccTCAAGAGACTTGCATAGATAACACACAGCTTATATACATAACTGGACAGGAAAAGAAGGTTGAATTATCAATGAGAGAAAGGGAAAAACAAAAAGGCAACGATATAATCCACATCAATCAAACAGCTAGCATTGTGCTTCAAATACCTAAAGAAGCCAAAGTGCACACAAAGTACCTCCATTGAGCACACAGCATCTGCAGCTGCAGAAACAGTTGTTGTTGAAAACCCAAAGGGTGATAGAAACCCAGCATTTCTTTCCTTCTCATACTTGATAGCTTCATAATGCACCCTCCTTCGAGAGATGATGCCAAGAGACAGGGAAGGGCCAAAGAGTGCAGAAAATGAAGCCCCATCCCGACTTTCAGCATTACGCAACCTCTCATGTATCCTGCTATGACATCAAGCCAGAGTATTATATCTTTGACGTACTGAATTTCACTGAAAAACTCAATATTACAGAGGATATATAAATTGAATGAGCAAGCAAAGGCCCAATGGGACaggaaaatatatcaaaattaagaaaacaattTCATAATATCCTAATATGAAGTCTAACACCAGAAAAtatgaaaagtgaaaatttaaCGAACAAAGCAAGTAAGCTATAGAGAAGGGTGTATGCAAGTCAATTCAATGTTACTTGTCTATATATGAGGATTGAAACAATTTCTCAGCATCAAAGATGCTCCTGATCTTCCACCAAGTATGCTATTTCTAAATTGCATAATGGTATGAATATGGTTTTTGAGTAAACTGAGAAATTATCTGCTCAAACCTTGAAGTGATGGTATAACTGCCTCCACAAAATCATTAAAAGAGACAGATGAAGAACAACAAAATTACAAGTACAACAATAACTGCAGTTCAGAAATTAGAACGGATTATAATCCACTAAATCAAATATCAATGCCACATACTCTTGCCAGTCATCTCGAGCTGTTCCCTCCAAATATCTCAAGTATGCAGCCAAGGCATTCGCCACATTACTTGTTCCACCGGCCACAAAATTTTGCTTTTGTGTGACAAAAGCAGAATTGTC is part of the Mercurialis annua linkage group LG3, ddMerAnnu1.2, whole genome shotgun sequence genome and encodes:
- the LOC126674786 gene encoding uncharacterized protein LOC126674786, which gives rise to MSLLTFPRFLTLSAQNHHNNNSRCFCSLTPESTTRRRSGSAILWFKQDLRVDDHYALTQASHIRQHSPLLPLYVFDHRILACYSDEMLEMVIIALRDLRNSLKEQGSDLMIKFGSAESVLRDLVNEVKPSVVFAEQEVEYNLRIAVKIVRRSLINSSVNPEIVLWQSPFYDIENLNDLPASHDEFKKLKLSVTSPLIPPNLFLPPMPSMDLDWGSLPTLDELKEFMNESPFKLEKSWSSIKEMSAETVLQKKLAELRGTDVKLSSTQKQQKRVDNSAFVTQKQNFVAGGTSNVANALAAYLRYLEGTARDDWQEIHERLRNAESRDGASFSALFGPSLSLGIISRRRVHYEAIKYEKERNAGFLSPFGFSTTTVSAAADAVCSMEWYWLMALKGQINDEGTYPIRIWRWKGYLIQYTVVGHEGPAVLLVHGFGAFLEHYRDNIHDISKGGNRVWALTILGFGKSEKPNLVYTELMWAELLRDFIIEVVGEPVHLVGNSIGGYFTSMVSCFWPSLVKSAVLINSAGDIIPKYGYPQFTKDRRPSVIAWLGARLLLLYLRSNIRTIMNNCYATRTERADDLLVNEMLRASFDPGVIVVLESIFSFNLSLPLNYLVEGLKEKVLVIQGMKDPITDSKSKVSMIKEHCPEIVIRQLDAGHCPHDELPEEVNSIICEWVVTAESKILAGAGSVS